The Tenrec ecaudatus isolate mTenEca1 chromosome 14, mTenEca1.hap1, whole genome shotgun sequence genome contains a region encoding:
- the VCPKMT gene encoding protein N-lysine methyltransferase METTL21D yields the protein MASGAESAEDPLRGFVRALEKRDGTVLRLQQNGSGVVGCVVWDAAIVLSKYLETPGFAGDGAHALSRRSVLELGSGTGAVGLMAATLGADVVVTDLEELQELLKMNINMNKHLVTGSIQAKVLKWGEEAEDLPSPPDYILMADCIYYEESLEPLLKTLKDLSGSETCIICCYEQRTMGKNPEIEKKYFELLQLDFDFEKIPLEKHDEEYRSEDIHILYIRKKSKFLS from the exons ATGGCCAGCGGTGCGGAGTCGGCCGAGGACCCGCTGCGGGGCTTTGTGCGGGCTTTGGAGAAGCGGGACGGCACCGTGTTGCGACTGCAGCAAAACGGCTCTGGCGTCGTGGGCTGCGTGGTTTGGGATGCTGCCATTGTCCTTTCGAAGTACTTAGAAACGCCCGGGTTTGCTGGCGACGGGGCCCACGCGCTGAGCCGGCGGTCGGTGCTGGAACTGGGCTCCGGCACCGGGGCCGTGGGGCTGATGGCCGCTACTCTCGG GGCAGATGTTGTAGTCACCGACCTTGAGGAGTTGCAAGAGTTGCTGAAGATGAATATTAATATGAACAAGCACCTTGTCACTGGTTCTATTCAAGCCAAGGTACTGAAATG GGGAGAAGAAGCAGAAGATTTGCCTTCCCCACCAGACTACATACTGATGGCCGACTGCATATACTATGAGGAG TCTTTGGAACCATTGCTAAAAACCTTAAAAGATCTCAGTGGATCTGAGACTTGTATAATATGTTGTTATGAACAACGAACCATGGGGAAAAATCCAGAAATTGAGAAGAAATATTTTGAG CTCCTTCAACTGGACTTTGATTTTGAGAAAATTCCTTTGGAAAAACATGATGAAGAATATCGAAGTGAAGATATTCATATTTTATACATCAGGAAAAAATCg aaatTTCTATCATGA